The DNA window CGCCGCGGCGCGCAAGTGGCTCTCCAGACTGCGGGAGTACACGGACAAACCCGTTCGCTACCTGGTGCTGTCGCACTACCACGCCGTCCGTGTCCTGGGAGCGAGCGCGTTCGACGCCGACATCATCCTCACCCACGAGAGGACACGCGACCTCATCGCGGAACGGGGCGAAGCCGACTGGGCGAGCGAGTACGGCCGGATGCCCCGACTGTTCGACCAGCCCGAGTCCATCCCGGGGCTGACGTGGCCCACCGCCACGTTCAGCGACCGGTTCACCATCGACCTGGGAGGCCAACGCGGCGAACTCGTGCTGCAGTACTGCGGGCGCGGCCACACCGAGGGCGACATCGTCGCGTGGCTGCCCCGGCAGGGAATCCTGTTCGCCGGGGACCTCGTGGAGGCCCAAGCCGCGTTGTACACCGGGGACGCGTTCCACCACGAGTGGGCCACCAGCACCCTGGACCGCCTCGCGGGCTTCGGCGCCCGCGCACTCGTGGGAGGGCGGGGAGACGTCGCCCGGGGCGAGGACGCGTGCGCCGCGGCCATCAGCCAGACCCGCGGTTTCCTGGACACCATGCGGGAGGAGGTCGGCGCTGTGTACCACCGTGGCGGCAGCCTCCCCGAAGCCTTCGCGGCGGCACACGCGGCCCTGGAACCGCGGTTCGGGCAGTGGCCGATCTTCGAGCATTGCCTCCCGTTCGATGTCGCGCGACTCTGGGAAGAGTACGACGGCGTCGAACGGCCGACGATCTGGACGGCCCAGCGCGACCGGGAGGTGTGGGAACAGCTACAGAGCTGACCCGGTTCCTCGCCCCGACCAAGCGCGTTGTTCCGGGGCGGGTACCGACGGCAGGAAACGCGAGAAGCCCCCGCGCCGGTTGGCGGACCGGACGCGGGGGCGGCGCCTCCGGGCACGCGCGGTCCGTGGGCACGGCGGATGGTTCTGATTACCGTGCGTCACGGTCCGTGGCGGTGCCTCGGCGGCGTGGAACTCCGACGCTTGATCAAACG is part of the Haloactinospora alba genome and encodes:
- a CDS encoding MBL fold metallo-hydrolase, whose protein sequence is MAKPFASSADLDEKQQSLEILADGVYALTAEGDPNVGAIEGEDFLVCFEALATPAAARKWLSRLREYTDKPVRYLVLSHYHAVRVLGASAFDADIILTHERTRDLIAERGEADWASEYGRMPRLFDQPESIPGLTWPTATFSDRFTIDLGGQRGELVLQYCGRGHTEGDIVAWLPRQGILFAGDLVEAQAALYTGDAFHHEWATSTLDRLAGFGARALVGGRGDVARGEDACAAAISQTRGFLDTMREEVGAVYHRGGSLPEAFAAAHAALEPRFGQWPIFEHCLPFDVARLWEEYDGVERPTIWTAQRDREVWEQLQS